The following DNA comes from Alienimonas californiensis.
ATTCCTCTCCCCCAAAAGGGGGCGAGGGGGGATTGGAGGCCGGCCGGGGTCAGACTCTGCGTCGCCCCAGGCCGACCAACTCCCAGGCCTCGCGCATGCCCAGCAGGCGGGCGGCGGGCAGGAAGGCGAGGGAGCCGGCGACGACCGCGGCGAGCAGTTCCCCTTCGGCGGGCCAGCCCAGCCCCGCCGGGCCGCTCAGCGCCCGGGCGGCCAGGCAGGCCGCCGCGACCACGGCCGCCCCCGCCGCGGAGCGCCACGTCGCCGGCCACAGGGCGGCCATGCGCCACTCGGGGATCGCCCGGCGGAGCAGCCAGAGGAGGGCGAGGAACTGCCCGCAGGTCGCCGCCGTACACGCCGCCGCCAACCCGGAGACGCCCAGCGGCCAGACCAGCGCCACGTTCAACACGAGGTTCGCCCCCACCGCCCACACGCCGACCCAGACCGGCGTGCGGTGGTCGTCGGAGGCGTAGAACACGCGGGAGGCGATCGACAGCCCGCAGCCGGCCCAGGCCCCGGCCCCCAGCCAGGCGGCGGCGGCGGCGGTCTCGGCGGCGGCCTGACGGTCGAACTCGCCGTGCCGCAGCAGGGCGTCGGCCAGCAGGTCGGCCGTGAGGACCAGCCCCACGCTTGCCGGCACGCCCAGATACAGCGCCGACCGCAGCCCGGCGAGGGTGACGCCCCGCAACTCCCCCCGCGACGCCGCCGCGAACCGCGGGAACAGCACCGTGCCGACCGTCACCCCCAGCAGGCCGACCGGGAACTGATAGAGCCGCTGGCCGAAGTACAGTTCCGACGCCGCCCCCGGCCGCAGCGGGTAGCCCACGCCGGGCAGCAGGCCGGGGAGGAACTCCGCGGTCGGGTCGTCCGCCGGGGCCGCGAAGCCCCAGGCGGCGAAGCCGTCGATCAGGGAATTCATCTGGGCGATGGACAGCCCGAACAGCGCCGGGGCGACCGCGGCCCGGATCGCCCGCAGCGCCGGCCGCGTGCCGACCGGGTCCCAGCGCCAGACGAACCCCGCCCGCCGCAGGGCGACGGCCATCAACACGACCTGAGCCGCCCCGCCCACGGACACCGCCGCCGCGACGCTGTAGATGGCCCGCTCCGTCCCGGCCCCGGCGGCGATCCAGAGGGCGGCGCCGACGGTCCCAGCGATCCAGAACAGGTTGAGCAACACCGGGCAGAGCGCCGCCGCCGCGAACCGCCGGCGGGCGTGCAGCGCCGCGGCGTACTGGGCGCCGACGCAGGTGAAGGTCGCCAGCGGTCCGCAGGCCGCCGTCAGCCCCCACAGCAGGCGCCATTCCTCATCGAGATCGCCGACCCAGCCCAGCGCCAACGGGATGAGGACTACCTCGGCAAGCAGCGTCGCCAGCCCCACGCCGACGGTCAGCCGGCCGATCACCGCGGCGGCGAGGGCGTCCGACTCGACCTCGCCCCGATCCTCCCGAGTCTTGACCAGCGCCGGCAGCACCGCCGCCGACAGCGCCCCCTCGCCCAACAGCCGCCGTGCCAGATTGGGCAGCCGGAAGGCGACGGTGAAGGCGTCCAGCACCGGCCCGGCGCCGAACACCGCCGCCGTCGCCATATCCCGGGCGAGCCCGAGCAGCCGCGAGAGCAACGTGAGCGCCGCGACGACCGGAGCCCCCTGAAACGCCCGCCCGGTCAACGGCCGGCGGGGCCGAGCCCGCGTCGATTCGTCCGCCGGGACCGGCTCGGCCGTCGTCACTCCGCGGCGGCGGGGCGGCCACCGACGGACGGCTCGGCGTCGCCCGCCGCGCCGTTCGCGGCCCGCAGGGCCTTCGCGTCGGCGAGGAACGCGGCGGCGCCGCCGGATTCGTAGCGGTCCTGATAGTGCAATTCGCCGTACTTCGAGCCGTCGGCGCTGGTCAGCAGCACGGTCGGGTAGCCGGCCACGCCGTAGGCCTCCTGAACCTGCTGGTTGCGGGCGGCGATCTCCGGGGCCTGCGCCTTCTTATTGGGGAAGTCGAACAGCACCGGGACGAAGTCGTCCTCCAACCGGGAGGCCGGCGCCTGGGCGAACACGCTCTTCTCCAGCGCCATGCAGGGCGGGCACCAGTCCGAGCCGGTGAACAGCATCAGCACGTCCTTGCCCTCCGCGGCGGCGGTCTGCCGGGCGACGGCGAGGTCCGTGGTCCAGTCGTGGATCGGCAGCGGCTCGCCCGAAAGCGCGGCGGCCTGTTCCACGGCGGCGGAGTCCGCCAGCCCCCCGCTGCCGGAGGTGCACCCCCCGAAACCCAACGCGGCCCCGCAGGCGGCCAGTCCGCACAGCAGCGCCGGAACGAACGACGGCCGAGACAGGGAACGGGACATGAGCGGCACGACTTCGCAGCGACGGGGGAACGAACGCCCTCAGCGTAGAGCGCGCCGCCCACCCCGCCTAGATCAGCCCGGTCCGCAGCGCCCGTCCCGAGCGCCCGGTGCGGCGCTCGGGGTGCGGCGCCCGGTCGCCTACTTTTTGCCCAGAGCCGCCACGATTTCGTTCTCCAGCGCCGGGTCGCGGCCCAGCGGGACCCACTGGATCGGGCCGAACTGTCCGTGAACCGCCTGGAGTTCGCGGTCGATAGGCTCGCGGGCCTGGAAGGTCGCCCCGCCGGTGGTGTTCGCCACGACCCCACGGACGTCCTCCAGCTCCTTGAACGCCCGAATGGTGACTTCGTAAGCCTCCGGGCCGAACTCCCCGGCGACCGGCCGCACCGTGGCGACGACGCGGCGGCGGGTGCTCTGGAGGGTGTCTTCGAGGCGGTTGGCGAAGCCGACGCTGTCGTCCCGCCATGGCTCGCCCAAACCGCTGCCGACGACCCAGGCGGTCTCGATGGTGCCGTCCAGCTTGTTCTCCTCGGCGGTGCGAAAGCCGAAGCGGTGCAACGTGGAGACGGTCGTCTCCCAGGCCGCGTCGTAGTTCGCCGTCAGCATCACCTTGGAGGGCGCCGGGGCGTCCGGAGCCCGCACCGCCACCGCGCTACAGCCCGTCAGCCCGAGCAGCCCGGCACCCAGCAGCAGGCACAGCGCCGCGCAGGGCGCCGCGATCGGCCGGCGAGGGGCGGGGGGAATGCGCACGGGTGCCATCTAGCAGGTCATCGGCGCCGCGGGAACGCGAGGTGCGTCCCGGCCCCGTTCACTTCGCCCCCCAAGCAGGGCCCCCCCTGAGCAGCCCCCCAAGCGGCCGTCGAGGGCCGAAGGCCGACCGCTCCGCTCTCCCGTCGGCGCCGGCGTGCATCGCCGGGAACGCATGCGACTTCGGCGGGGGGCGGGTATCCTGCCGGCCGTTCGCCCCCTTCCGTCACGTTCTGCGCCGATGTCCACCGTCTACTTCCCCGAAGTCCCCGAGCCGATCCGCTACGAGGGCCCGGACAGCAAGAACCCCCTCGCCTTCCGGCACTACAACCCCGACGAGGTCGTCGAGGGGCAGTCCATGAAGGACCTGTTCCGGTTCGCGGTGGCCTACTGGCACACCTTCCGCGGGACCGGCAGCGACCCGTTCGGCCCCGGCACCGCCCAACGGCCCTGGGAAGACGGCACGGACTCCGTCGAGATGGACCTGAAGCGCGTGGACGTCGCCTTCGAGTTCATGCAGAAGCTCGGGGCGCCCTTCTATTGCTTCCACGACCGCGACGTCAGCGGCGCCGGGGCGAACCTCAAGGAGACCAACGCCCGGTTCGACCAGGTCGCCGCCAAGTTGAAGGAGAAGCAGGGCGAGACCGGCATCAACCTGCTGTGGGGCACGGCGAACCTGTTCAGCCACCCGCGTTATATGCACGGCGCCGCCACCAGCCCGCAGGCCGGCGTGTTCGCCCACGCCGCCGCCCAGGTGAAGAAGGCGATCGAAGTCACCCAGGAGCTCGGCGGAGAGAACTACGTCTTCTGGGGCGGCCGGGAGGGCTACTTCAATCTCTATAACACGGACATGCAGCGGGAGCTGGACCACCTCGCCCGCTTCATGCACATGGCGGCGGACTACGCCGACGAGATCGGCTTCAAAGGGCAGTTCCTGTTCGAGCCGAAGCCCAAGGAGCCGACGAAGCATCAATACGACTTCGACGTCGCCGCCTGCATGAACTTCCTGCGGATCAACGGGCTGCAGGATCGGGTCAAGATGAACATCGAGGCCAACCACGCCACCCTGGCGGGACACTCGATGATGCACGAACTGGAATACGCCCGGATTCAAAACGCCCTGGGCAGCGTGGACGCCAACACCGGCGACGCCCTGCTGGGCTGGGACACCGACCAGTTCCCCACCGATTATTATCTCACGACCCAGTGCATGCTGGTGATCCTGGAGTACGGCGGGCTGGCCCCCGGCGGGCTGAACTTCGACGCGAAGGTGCGGCGGGAAAGCTTCGAGCCGATCGACCTGTTCCACGCCCACATCGGCGGGATGGACGCCTTCGCCAAGGGCGCCAAGGTCGCCGCCGCGATCCGTAAGGACGGCGTGCTCAACGACTTCGTGAAGGAGCGCTACGCCAGCTACGACGACGGCCTGGGCGCCAAAATCGAAGCCGGCGAGGCCACCTTCGCCGACTGCGAAGCCTGGGTGACCGAGCACGGCGAACCGACGATCGCCAGCGGCCGTCAGGAGCTGCTGGAGAACATTGTGAATCGGTACATCTGACGGCGAACTGCGGAAGCGGACGCTGAGGTCCGACGACGCCCGAGGCGAACCGGCCCCGGCGAGCGCCGCCGCACGGTCCGACCGGGCTCGCTGCCGGGTCGGACCGTGCGGCGGGCCTCCGTCCGGTCATTTGTACTCCGTGCCCCCGGACTGCTGGCGGAGCTCCTCCAGGTCCTGCAGATCTTCTTCGGACGGCTCGATGAGGCCGTCTTCGTGCTCCGCGCAGCCGGCCGCAAAGGCGACGGGCGCCGCCAGGGCCGCGGCCAACGCGGCGGAACGGCCCAGCGAGACGAGGGGCCGGCAGGACAGGAGAGAAAAACGCATCGGAAAACCCTGATCGTTTGGGAAGGGGAAGGGAGGCGTCGGCCGGCGGCAGCGGGCGGGGGCGACCGCTGGGCCGGACCGCGACGGCCGATCGTCAGTACACAAAGCGTCCGTGCGCCGGAACGATCGGATCGGAGAAATCTGACTCGTTTCCGAAAAAACATCGGAACCTTCCGACGCGTTGGGTGTTGCCGATGCGAAAGCGGGGTTAACTTTGCGGCGGGAGCCGTTTTTTCTAGAGCGGCGTCGTGTCGCCCTGCGGTCCCCTCTCGTCCTTTCCTTACCTTGGGAGCCTTCCAGATGCGTATCCCCGCTCGGTCAAGACGGCCACGCGCCGGCTTCACGCTGATCGAACTGCTGGTGGTCATCGCGATCATCGCGATCCTGGTCAGCCTGCTGCTCCCCGCCGTGCAGCAGGCCCGCGAGGCCGCCCGCCGCAGCCAGTGCCAGAACAACCTCAAGCAGTTGGGACTGGCCATGCACAACTACCACAGCACGTACGAGACCTTTCCGGCCGCCGCCGGCGGCACGGGCGACGTCAGCAACGTCGCCGACCAGTGCTACTCGGACACGAACTGGAACTGCACCAACGAGGGCGCCCTCAGCCCGCTGGTCGCCCTGCTGCCCTTCCTGGATCAGACGGCCCTGTGGAACCAGATCAGCCGCCCGTACACCAGCCCGAAAGATCCCTCGAAGATCTTCCCCCCGTTCGGTCCCCAGCCGATCCACTGGGACTCCAACGGCTACCTGCCCTGGTTCACCCAAACGGCCGTTCTGCTGTGCCCTTCCGACGGCGCCCCGCCGCGGAACCACGCGGAAACGAACTACGCGATGAACTGGGGCGATAACGGCTACGGCAACGGCAACCCGGCGAACTGGGACGGTGCGAGCAAGGCGCAGCGCGGCATGGCCGGCGGCGGGCGCTGGAACGACGACGGCGGGAACGGCAACGTGCACTTCGGTCTGAATGCCGCCAAAGACGGGACCACCAACACGATTCTGTTCGGCGAGATCGCCCGCGGCGAAGAACGCGCCTTCCGCGGTTCCGTCGCCCAGGACGTCGACCTCGGCCGGGACAACTCCGCCCGCACCCAGTCCAGCCCGAAAACCACCTGCCTGGACGTTGTGAACGACCCGCAGAACCCCGGATTCTACAACCAGTCGGTCAGCGTCTTTGACAACGAGACCATTCGTCGCGGGTCCGTATGGGGGCTGGGTTCGCCGCTGTGGACCGGGTTCAACACGATCTTCCCGCCGAACGGTCCGAACTGCGACGGCGTTCAGGACACCGGCAACGATTGGTGGCGGAACCAGCACGGCGGCATCTACTCCGCCGGGTCGTACCACTCCGGCGGGTGTCAGGTGGTGATGGCCGACGGGTCGGTGCAGTTCGTCTCCGACACGATCGACACCGGGGACCTGACGCGGAACACCGTCAGTAGCGGCCAGAGCCCCTACGGCGTCTGGGGCGCGATGGGCACCCGGAGCGCCGGGGAAACCGTCACCAACAACTAATTCTACGAACCGGTCGGTTGAGCGAGCCCTCGTACGGCCGAGTCCGCTCAGATCCGGCCGCACCGAACGTAGATCAGTCGGCTCCTTCTGCCGCGTCGCAACCCGTTGCGACGCGGCGATTTTTTTTGGAGTTCAACCGATGAGCCGTCGCCGGGCAGCGGACCGGGGACCGGGGACCGGGGACCGGGGACCGGGGACCCGGCCGTCCCTGAGACCCACATGGGGACGCCGCCGGACGGCTTGCAACACGAATGCCGATTGCGTCGACCGCCCCCTCAGCGTAACATAAACCGCTTCTCGTCACAGTCGGGACTGCCAGGGCTTTCCTCCCCGATCTGCGTGGCGCCTCCTCGCGTCTCCCTTTTCCGGGATTCTCCCCCCATGTCGCGCTCCCGGTCCGCCCTCGTGCGGACGTCGTCCATCCTTCGCTCCGGCTTCACGCTGATCGAACTGCTGGTGGTCATCGCGATCATCGCGATCCTGGTGTCGCTGCTGCTGCCCGCGGTGCAGCAGGCCCGGGAGGCGGCCCGCCGCAGCCAGTGCCAGAACAACCTGAAACAGCTCGGCCTGGCGCTGCACAACTATCACAGCACGTTCAACGTGTTCCCGCTCGGACGCGGCGGCACCAACGGCACGCCGCCGACCGCGACACCGATGCCGGCCGGCAACTACACGAGCAACGGCGGCCGGCTGGGGACCCACGTCCCGCTGCTGCCGTACATGGACCAGACGGCGCACTGGAACCAGATCTCGAAGCCGTTGGTCTTCGATCTGAGCGGTACCCAAACCGCCGCCCCGTCGATGGGCGCCCGCCCCTGGGAGACCAACTACCCGCCGTGGAGGGTCCAGGTTGCGGCGCTACTGTGCCCCAGCGACGGCGCTAGCACGAGTTCGACCTCCTTGGCTGTGACGAACTATTCGTTCAACTGGGGCGACAACGGCGACGGGATGGACGACTCCTTCGGCACCAACCCCCGGGTCCGCGGCATGTTCGGCGCGACCAACTCGTCCGGTATGCGCGATATGCGGGACGGCACGACCAGCACCCTGCTGATGGCCGAAAACGGTCGCAGCGACGGATCTCGCTCTTATCAGGGAAGCTATGCTCAGAACTTCGGGGGGAACATCTCGAAAGCGACGTTGATCGCCACGCCTTCGGCGGCCTGCCTCACCCCGGCCAACGATCCCGCCAACCCCGGGAAGTATATCAGCACCGCCGGCCTCCGTGGCCGCGGCTCGCGGTGGGCGGACGGCGGCGCGGCGTATACCGGCTTTACCACGATCTTCCCCCCGAACGGCCCGAGCTGCGCCGCGGACGGGACGGACTGGGGCGACGGTATCTACTCGGCCGGGAGCTACCACACCGGCGGAGCCCAGGCGGTGTTCGGCGACGGGTCCGTCGCGTTCATCAGCGAGACGATCGACGCCGGCAACCAGAACGCCCCCATGCCTCAGAGCGGCAAGAGCCCTTACGGCACCTGGGGCGCCCTGGGCAGCCGGAACGGCGACGAAGTGACAAACGGTTACTGAACCGGAGTTCCCACGGAACGGCGTGACTCTCCGCAGCCCCCCGCCTCTTGAGGCGGGGGGCTGTATTCATTGAGAGACTATCGCTGTCGTCACGGGAGCGGCGGTCGCTTTCGATCCGCGGCCTCGATCCGCTCCACCACACGGCCCCGTCCAGCTCTCCGAATCTCGCTATCGCAATGACCGCCTGCACGCCGCCGGTGTGATAGCTGCCGGCGGCGAGCAGGCGGTTCTGGGCGACGGCAGCGTGAGGTTCATCTCCGGAACGATCGACGCCGGCAACCAGTCCGCCGGTGTGGTGACCAGCGGCAAGAGCA
Coding sequences within:
- the murJ gene encoding murein biosynthesis integral membrane protein MurJ, with translation MTTAEPVPADESTRARPRRPLTGRAFQGAPVVAALTLLSRLLGLARDMATAAVFGAGPVLDAFTVAFRLPNLARRLLGEGALSAAVLPALVKTREDRGEVESDALAAAVIGRLTVGVGLATLLAEVVLIPLALGWVGDLDEEWRLLWGLTAACGPLATFTCVGAQYAAALHARRRFAAAALCPVLLNLFWIAGTVGAALWIAAGAGTERAIYSVAAAVSVGGAAQVVLMAVALRRAGFVWRWDPVGTRPALRAIRAAVAPALFGLSIAQMNSLIDGFAAWGFAAPADDPTAEFLPGLLPGVGYPLRPGAASELYFGQRLYQFPVGLLGVTVGTVLFPRFAAASRGELRGVTLAGLRSALYLGVPASVGLVLTADLLADALLRHGEFDRQAAAETAAAAAWLGAGAWAGCGLSIASRVFYASDDHRTPVWVGVWAVGANLVLNVALVWPLGVSGLAAACTAATCGQFLALLWLLRRAIPEWRMAALWPATWRSAAGAAVVAAACLAARALSGPAGLGWPAEGELLAAVVAGSLAFLPAARLLGMREAWELVGLGRRRV
- a CDS encoding thioredoxin family protein, coding for MSRSLSRPSFVPALLCGLAACGAALGFGGCTSGSGGLADSAAVEQAAALSGEPLPIHDWTTDLAVARQTAAAEGKDVLMLFTGSDWCPPCMALEKSVFAQAPASRLEDDFVPVLFDFPNKKAQAPEIAARNQQVQEAYGVAGYPTVLLTSADGSKYGELHYQDRYESGGAAAFLADAKALRAANGAAGDAEPSVGGRPAAAE
- the xylA gene encoding xylose isomerase — encoded protein: MSTVYFPEVPEPIRYEGPDSKNPLAFRHYNPDEVVEGQSMKDLFRFAVAYWHTFRGTGSDPFGPGTAQRPWEDGTDSVEMDLKRVDVAFEFMQKLGAPFYCFHDRDVSGAGANLKETNARFDQVAAKLKEKQGETGINLLWGTANLFSHPRYMHGAATSPQAGVFAHAAAQVKKAIEVTQELGGENYVFWGGREGYFNLYNTDMQRELDHLARFMHMAADYADEIGFKGQFLFEPKPKEPTKHQYDFDVAACMNFLRINGLQDRVKMNIEANHATLAGHSMMHELEYARIQNALGSVDANTGDALLGWDTDQFPTDYYLTTQCMLVILEYGGLAPGGLNFDAKVRRESFEPIDLFHAHIGGMDAFAKGAKVAAAIRKDGVLNDFVKERYASYDDGLGAKIEAGEATFADCEAWVTEHGEPTIASGRQELLENIVNRYI
- a CDS encoding DUF1559 domain-containing protein; the encoded protein is MRIPARSRRPRAGFTLIELLVVIAIIAILVSLLLPAVQQAREAARRSQCQNNLKQLGLAMHNYHSTYETFPAAAGGTGDVSNVADQCYSDTNWNCTNEGALSPLVALLPFLDQTALWNQISRPYTSPKDPSKIFPPFGPQPIHWDSNGYLPWFTQTAVLLCPSDGAPPRNHAETNYAMNWGDNGYGNGNPANWDGASKAQRGMAGGGRWNDDGGNGNVHFGLNAAKDGTTNTILFGEIARGEERAFRGSVAQDVDLGRDNSARTQSSPKTTCLDVVNDPQNPGFYNQSVSVFDNETIRRGSVWGLGSPLWTGFNTIFPPNGPNCDGVQDTGNDWWRNQHGGIYSAGSYHSGGCQVVMADGSVQFVSDTIDTGDLTRNTVSSGQSPYGVWGAMGTRSAGETVTNN
- a CDS encoding DUF1559 domain-containing protein, producing the protein MSRSRSALVRTSSILRSGFTLIELLVVIAIIAILVSLLLPAVQQAREAARRSQCQNNLKQLGLALHNYHSTFNVFPLGRGGTNGTPPTATPMPAGNYTSNGGRLGTHVPLLPYMDQTAHWNQISKPLVFDLSGTQTAAPSMGARPWETNYPPWRVQVAALLCPSDGASTSSTSLAVTNYSFNWGDNGDGMDDSFGTNPRVRGMFGATNSSGMRDMRDGTTSTLLMAENGRSDGSRSYQGSYAQNFGGNISKATLIATPSAACLTPANDPANPGKYISTAGLRGRGSRWADGGAAYTGFTTIFPPNGPSCAADGTDWGDGIYSAGSYHTGGAQAVFGDGSVAFISETIDAGNQNAPMPQSGKSPYGTWGALGSRNGDEVTNGY
- a CDS encoding H-X9-DG-CTERM domain-containing protein — encoded protein: MIAAGGEQAVLGDGSVRFISGTIDAGNQSAGVVTSGKSNHGTWGALGSRSGGELVGEF